CATTCCAAACTGCATTGACATCTTTTTGAACCGTGTGACATCGTAGTTGATTTTGTATCTAAGTCTGGTTGTTCCCTTCTAACTGCCGATGTTGTGGGCCACAAACATaatctattttttattttatttttggataatgATCATATATTTGTCGAGACGAACCCAACACTTACTGCATCTCATCACTCGAAATCCAATATTACTCCTTCTATCCCATTTTCCATAAAATTCGAGGGTTATTTTGCACAAAATTTTCATGGCCATATAAAATTTTTCTTGAAATCGATAACTAGCAATAagaaatatattttattttaatgcAAAACTAGTGATGATAAATTTTAAGGCTTTTATCTTAGGTTATAGATGAATAAAAATAGATAAATGATaactttctttaatttttaatttcCTTTTAAAGATTCTAAATTGTCATGAAACAAGCTGATCTTTTTGAAGGAGGTGGTAAgagtttagcacatgttcaaatattatGTTGACATTTGATGAACTTCACATGAAACAAGCCTATCTTTTTGAAACATGGGGAatattacttaatgttcaagtatttaccttgatactcaaggtgagatcctgAACCGAAATATTCTAAATGTTTCTTTTTGTGGTATTCGGAATTTACGTGATATTCATATCCCAATGGATAAGCATATCTACGTAATTTGCTAGCTATTAGTTGTCATCGAGGAGAGATTTCGGTATATGAGTTGGATTACAGTTGGAATATAAACAAACCGAAAATAAATATTTATTGCATACTTTTAATATTTTCGGATTTGGTAATTTCTTGTTATCCAAAATACCTTGGTCATTATAAATAATAAAGTTTACAGTACCTTGgtcatttattgcatatctttaatAAAACCGAAAATAAACATTGAACTAACTGTCTGTGTAGGAAGCCCACTGGAGTATTCTTGTGGTACTCATTAGAGAGGAGAGTattctaattaggagaaatctctcaTATGCATTTCGTTTAaaaacttctgtgggatcaacAAAGCACTAGTAGTACTGTTGGAGGGAAACTAGAatcatattgttattttagttttcgataattgatttgattgactaatggtaagGTTGAATCTTGATAGATATAGTTTGTTAATTAGGTGATcgttctcttctaatataaggtcactcgaaaTAGTTCAGGTATCATGATTTCATATCTGCTTTATTGCATCTAGATCTGTAGATATGACTTCTGATCTTCCATTGTTACCAGACTCCGTTCCGTATGAACAAGTAGAAATTGATGTGGTCAGTACGCAAAATTTGTTGAGGATAGTGCTGAGATTATAAAGATCCATTAACTTCTCCATTTGGATATAAATTGAGTAATCTAAAGAGCTTCAAAATTGACCCCTTATGATGTGTATAAGGGTTGAATACTTAGAATATTTTACAGGTAAAGGGAAAGAAGATGATTAAGTCAGACTAGCTGACTCATCTGATTCGTTTCGAGTCAGACCATTTAATGGGTTGGTTTAGGGGGATGCTATGCGAGACGATACAATCCAATTCATGGATTAACGATATGATTTGGCGGGATGGACCAGGTCAACCTGCGGGTTAGGGTTACATTATCTATTTAGATATATTGGGCCTCTTAAGGTCTGAATTGGCTttcggtttcttctacaaagttgtagagttATTCGAGATCTTTCTGGTGACACTGAATTTCATGTTACTTGGATAAGTATATTTTACCTCATTGTATACTTTAGTATCTATCTCATGCCAAAATTACTAAATACCAGGTTATGGAACCATTGATAAAGATAGAATCATTAGTAATTTTACTTAGGCATTAACTAAAAATTTGTATAGTATTTTGTTGAACATTAAATTCTTGGAGTGCTAATTAACAATTAGTCAATATTAACAACGAccgattcaaatgatgaacgagATAATTATGGACTTCGAGGTAGGTATGGCTTGTCCTCAAAAGAGGTGGGAGctcttgtaaccttcttgtaatcattaagttcatTTTTAAATGAGAGCATGACGTGTTCTTATTATATGCGAACATGGTTGCATGTAATTAGATGAGTATGTTATGTGATATGCGTTGTGTGGTTTTTCCACAAGGAGTATTTGTGGTTTTCCCATGCTGCTAAGTTGAGTAAGGAAGGGCCAGCCGCTTGAATATTATTCAATAGGTCGGGGAAAACTAGTTGAATATTATTTAATTTATTATATTAAGATATTAGTAGGGTGGGGTCAGTCGCTTAAATATTATTTAGTATGCCGGGACTAGCCGGTTGGATATTATATATAGTAAGTAAATACTCGTGTGCATAAATTATGCTTGATTCTAAATTTTCTAAACTTTGATGGTAGTTTCCTAAATCATGCTTTGTATGTGAACTCTAtgtggatgatgttattattGAGACTGGAGTCATCCTATCATCGTCTTCTCCAAGGAGTATAGCGAGTCAGGTTAATATATTTTTAGTTAATTCTAGCGTCACTTATGTGGATCATCTGGTGGTGGTCTTTCACAGATGCTATTATTATGGAACGTAATATCTGTGTGTGGGGGTGGGGGGTGGGATGGGGAGGGGGCGTCTGAATAACTTTTTTTTTACGTGAATGTCATATTTACGATGTTGTGCCGAGTACTAGGTGTAAAAGATGTTAACTTTTTTCTTCTACTATTGtactttaattaattatttttgtgaATCGTGAAGCATGATAgttgttgaggggtgaattttgGTTCTACAAGTCCTAGCCACAACACACCCAATTTccaagaagagagagaaaaaaaaaggatccCCTTCTATTGTATTATATGcccctttatatagacttttcaaaaGCCCTTCCTTTTTATtatatcatgccacatgtcctaaacttTCTTAATTACTACTTAtgccattccttctctaatacaacctcattctttcctattaatttcacccttgtcctttccatcttatggatactttcttagtggacttgggatTTAGTCCCCATGTTTCATGTTGGGTTTGCCTCCCTTTTGGGAGCACACTAGCCCGGCTAAAGGgtgatatttttcatgtatcaacattagtcccctgactattgggttaaTTTTCAAACCCGATAGTCATATTGCGTTATAATCTAGCGCCCCTTGTACTGTCTTCTCGGGTCGAGTCCCCAGTCTGCAAGTTTGAGGAATATATGAAATGAGATAGTTTTTTGCAAGAAATTTTCATCATGCGCGTGGGTGTTTGGATAGGCATTTTCCGAGAATTTTTGCATGAAATGACCGAACATTTTCTTAGACCTTTGGATTGCATTACCAGCTCAATTTGTGGGTCTCGGCGCGAGTGTGATGAATATATGGCGTATAATTTTCGTagcctcattattttattttctctatttaTTCCGTGTGGTTGGGAATGTCTTTAGCTTGTATCCCCGTCTTACCTTCAGGACGAACTGACGCACCTGTTGGCGTTGAAAGAGGAAGTGGGTATGTTGTGGGTTCtcagactgatttgtcaagacaAAGTGCGTAAGGAATATGATTAACATACAAACATTCTTCCATTCGCGCGTGGGGCACAAGCTAAATACGATTATACAGGATATCCACAAGTTGGTAGAGCATATCATGCCTCGATGGAGGGGGATGGTGCGTGTGGTTAAACGCACCTACCAAAAAAGATTTATAGAGGATGGTCTAGGGTGTGCCTTGAGAAGGCATATGACAAAGTCCCACAAGAGGTATTGTGGTGGGCCCTCGAACAGAAGAGGGTATTACCTAAATATTTATTCCTTATAAAGGGTATGTACGAGGGAGCATCCAATAGGGGTCAGGACGTGTGACGGTatctcgaatgactttcctatcaAAATCGGACTACATCAAGGGTCAGCGTTGAGCCCATATCTGTTTTCATTAGTACAGGACCAAGTCATAAAGGATATACATGGGGAGATCCCTTGGTTATGCTCTTTGGGGATGACGTGGCACTTATTGGGGAGTCCAGGCAGAGATAGAAGGTAAGCTTGAGTTGTGGCGCCAGACCCTGGAAGCGAAGGGCTTCAGACTCAGTAGAACAAAGACCGAGTATCTGAAGTGTGATTTTGACGAAACCGGCACGGAGGATGGAGAACTGTTACTAGACGGACAAATTGTACCAAGGAAAGAATCCTTTCGATATCTGGGATCTATGATCCAGAGTGATGGGGACATAAAGGAGGACATTAGACACAAATCCCAGGAAGGATGGGCTAAATGGAGACTGGCGACTGGAGTCCTTTGCGATCGTAAGGTCCCAGTTAAACTGAAAGGAAAATTCTACAGGACAACAATCAGGCCTGCGCTGCTGTATGGAGCGGAATGCTGGGAAACTAGAAGCTCGCACCTCATGGCGCTCAATGTGACAGAAATGAGGATGCTAAGGTGGGCATGTGGACACGCAAGGCGCGATAAAATCAGAAATGATTGTGTCCGTGGGAAACTTGGGGTAGCACCTATGAAGGATATACTGTCACAACATCGGTTACGCTGGCTCAGGCATATCCAACGAAGATCACCGGACGCCCCAGTTCGGGTAGGACGCATTACACAGATGGAAGGTAGAATGAAGCGTCCGGGACGACCAAAACTCACATGGGATGAACTGATTAAAAAGGACCTGAATGACCGAGGCTTGGAGAGAGAGCTGATGCTCGACAGAAGTGCGTGGAAAGCAGCCATCCACGTGAAGGAGGTATCTACCCGAGATACGTGAGCTGACCCTATCACCTTTGAATTTCTGTCTCTTTTATTAGTAGGATTGCCAAAAACCGCGAACTTGTAAACAACCATGCCAAAATTGTAAATGGGGGGACCCCCAGTAGCTATGCAACTCGTAGGATTGTGAAGGGGGGACCTCCCCCCTCCTCCCCCGGTAGCCCTGCAGCCGGGACATGAAATATGTGGACAGATCACCTAAGTGGTCGCAAACACGTAATCCCATTGAAGTGATGGCCACTGCACCCTCTACACCGAAAATGAACAAGACACGTGATGTGTTAAGGATTAGTCTTGCCTCCGGGTAAGTTGCGTTTAGGTGGGCACACAGTCGGTGTAAAAACTTCGCCGCATCTCTGGAGATAAGATCGTTACGCGGTTTATCTCTATCTGacctggtacttgctactggaaaaggaCTCTGGTTTCTGGTTTCTGGTCTAGGGTGTGCCTATCCCGACTTTTTGTAGAGGATTGGTTAGGGTGTGCCTATCCTGACTTTTTGTAGAGGATGATCTAGGGCGAGCCTATTCCCTCCTTTTGGTAGAGGATGGGCTAAGGCGAGCCTattcccttctttttttttctatggAGGATGGGCTAGGGCGAGCCTATTCCCTCCTTTCTATNNNNNNNNNNNNNNNNNNNNNNNNNNNNNNNNNNNNNNNNNNNNNNNNNNNNNNNNNNNNNNNNNNNNNNNNNNNNNNNNNNNNNNNNNNNNNNNNNNNNNNNNNNNNNNNNNNNNNNNNNNNNNNNNNNNNNNNNNNNNNNNNNNNNNNNNNNNNNNNNNNNNNNNNNNNNNNNNNNNNNNNNNNNNNNNNNNNNNNNNNNNNNNNNNNNNNNNATGAGCTAGGGCGAGCCTATTCCCTcgcttttttttttgtagaggaTGGGAGAGGGTGTGCCTATTTCATCCCTTTTTTTGTGGGGGATGAGCTAGGGTGTGCCTATTCCCTCCTCTTTTTATATTTGCTAGACGATCGGGTGACTTTGGCATTCCTgaggccttttgtagatttgtcagtcaaccaggcgcccttggatgacctgataccttttgtagatttgtcagtcaatcaggcgcccttggctgtcctgagaccttttgtagatttgtcagtcaatcaggctcccttggctgacctgaaaccttttgtgaatttgtcagtcaatcaggtgcctttggctttcctgagaccttttgtgaatttgtcagtcaatcaggcctttggctttcctgagaccttctgtgaatttgtcagtcgatcaggcgtctTTGGCTTTCCTGGGACCTtctgtgaatttgtcagtcgatcaggcgcccttggctgacctgagaccttttgtgaatttgtcagtcgatcaggcgcctttggctttccctgagaccttttgtgaatttgtcagtcgatcaggcgtctTTGGcattcccgagaccttttgtgaatttgttagTCAACCAGGCGTCCTTGACATTCccgggaccttttgtgaatttgtcagtcaatcaaacgcctttggctgtcctgagaccttttgatagatttgtcagtcaatcaggcgcctttggctgacctgagaccttttgtaaatttgtcagtcaatcaggcacccttggatgacctgagaccttttgtagatttgtcaatcaatcaggcgcccttggatgTCTTGAgactttttgtatatttgtcagtcaatcaggcgcccttggctgacctgagaccttttgtgaatttgtcagtcaatcaggcgcctttggctttcctgagaccttttgtgaatttgttagtcgatcaggcgcctttggctttcctgagacattttgtagatttgtcagtcaatcaggcgcccttggctgacctgagaccttttgtgaatttgtcagtcgatcaggcgcttttggctttcctgagaccttttgtgaatttttcagtcaatcaggcgtccTTGGCATTTCCGggatcttttgtgaatttgtcagtcaatcagacgCCCTTAGCATTCCggggaccttttgtagatttgtattTGTTCAAGCGGCCTCTATGGACCCTTGCTAGCATGGTGCCCGAAACACGTTACTAGATTTTTTTTGTTGCATAGCCTATCATAAATTTCAAGACAAAGTAATATTGGTGATGGAATGAAAACCTACACATGCAACTAGGTGACATGCATATTTTATGAAGTGCAAATATTCATACACGTGAAGCAAAACATTTgtgaaggaatcatcaaaga
This portion of the Papaver somniferum cultivar HN1 chromosome 11, ASM357369v1, whole genome shotgun sequence genome encodes:
- the LOC113324463 gene encoding uncharacterized protein LOC113324463, whose protein sequence is MTSDLPLLPDSVPYEQVEIDVFPKSCFVCELYVDDVIIETGVILSSSSPRSIASQAEIEGKLELWRQTLEAKGFRLSRTKTEYLKCDFDETGTEDGELLLDGQIVPRKESFRYLGSMIQSDGDIKEDIRHKSQEGWAKWRLATGVLCDRKVPVKLKGKFYRTTIRPALLYGAECWETRSSHLMALNVTEMRMLRWACGHARRDKIRNDCVRGKLGVAPMKDILSQHRLRWLRHIQRRSPDAPVRVGRITQMEGRMKRPGRPKLTWDELIKKDLNDRGLERELMLDRSAWKAAIHVKEVSTRDT